The following is a genomic window from Armatimonadota bacterium.
GGCTCCTATGAGCGCGAGCCGACGGTATCCCGTAATCCGAGCTTGCCGATCAGCGAGCGGTAGCGCTCGACGTCACGGTTGCGAAGATAGGTGAGGAGACGCCGTCGCCGACCGATCAAGGAAAACAGTCCGCGGCGCGAATGGTGATCCTTGCGGTTATCGCGCAGATGGTCGGTGAGCTGGTTGATGCGCTCGGTCAGCAGCGCCACTTGCACTTCAGCCGACCCCGTGTCCGAATCGTGCTGTCGGTGCTCGGACAGGATCTGCGACTTGCGTTGCGTCGGTATCGGCATCTCCTGCTCTCTACCTCCTGTGCCTCGGATTGACTGGATAGCTCGTCAACACGCGCTTTCCTTAGTCAAAGGCGCCGAGCATCCAGCATCTTCGCACAGGCGGCCAGTAATCAGATGTCAGAAGTCAAGGGTCGCTTGCACCGACACCCCTTGACTTCTGACTACTGGTACTGGCCGGCCACCGCAGCTTGAAAGCCCGGCGCCCTTGCAAACGAATAGTAACACATATCGCGCCGCGTGTAAATACACATCGGCGCGTTATCGCGACACTCGGTCCGCACACTCGCTCCGCCCGTCGCCGCCGCCGAGCCGATTGTCCTCGCATACGGTCCCGGATTACTCGCTCAGCAGCTTGTGCGCCTCCCGCAGGCGCTCTGGGATGTCGAGGTCGAAGGGACAGCGCTCCACGCACTCCAGGCACTCCGCGCACGCCGCTGCGGTGACCGCCAGGCGCCCGTAGTGCGCGCGGCTGCTGTCGCGTAGGGCGACGTCGGTGTGGAAGCGGCGCACGCGGTCTGCCGTTTGCAGGATGTCGCCGATGTCTATCTCCGACGAGCACGGCAGGCAGTAGCCGCAGCCGCGGCAGTAGTCCTCACCCAGGCTCTCCGCCGCGGCAACCAGGCGGTCCCATTCTTCGGTCGAGAGCGGCCGGGCCTGTTCGCCGGCCTGCCACGCGGCCTCCGCTTCGTGAACGCTCCCGACGCCGACGACAATGGCAGAGGCGGCCGGATGACTGAGACAGAAGCTGAAGGCGTCGCGGATGCTGGGCAACTCGCGCTCGCCGGGCTCGACCAACGCGCCGCCCGCCAACGGTTTCATGACGAGCACGCCGATGCCTTGCGCGCCGCAGAAGTCGAGAACGTGCTCGTGCGCGCGGTTGGCGATGTTGTACGGCAGCATGGCCACGGAGAACTCCCCGGTGCGCAGCGCATCCATGGCGAACGATGGCACATGGGACGTCATGCCGATATGGCCGATCAGCCCGGCGTCCCGCGCTCTCTTCACCGCAGGCAGCGCGAGGGTCAGGCAGCGCGTGAGGTTGTCCTCGTTATCCAGATTCTTAATCATGAAGATGTCAGCGCGCGGCGCGCCGAGCGCGGCGAGGCTGTCGCGGATGAAGCCCTCGGCATCTCGCTCGGATTCAACTTTCCACGGCCCCAGCTTGGTCGCCAGAATGAGGCCGTCACGCCGCCCGCCAAGGCCGAGCCCGATGCGCCGCTCGCTGTCGCCGTAGGTACGCGAGGTGTCGAACAGACGGTATCCCAGTTCGACGCAGCGGCGCACGGTAGCGACGCCTTGCTCCTCGCCGACGCGGTTCACCGGAATGCCGCCGAAGGCAATCGCGGGCGTTGACAGGCCGGTGCGACCAATGATGCGTGTGTCCAACAAACAACCTCCAGATCTACGCGCCTGCGTCAACGGCGGGGCGGGGCTGTCGCATGGGGACAGTTCCTGTCCTGCCTGGCCGGCGTTCTGTGCTTCAGCTTCGGCGAGCGCAGTGCGCATCCGCCCGGAACAGGTGACTGCGTCCCCTCGCCGAGTCCGCTCAGGACTTCGGATACGGCAGCTTGACCTTCTTGCCGTCCTTCGCCGCGGACTCGTCGAGGGCCAGGCATATCTCGTGGGTTTTCACTGCGTCATCGAGGTTGACGTGCGATTCCACGTCATTGATGATGCAGTCCACGAAGTGGTCTATCTCGCCCTCGAAGGG
Proteins encoded in this region:
- the rpsO gene encoding 30S ribosomal protein S15; its protein translation is MPIPTQRKSQILSEHRQHDSDTGSAEVQVALLTERINQLTDHLRDNRKDHHSRRGLFSLIGRRRRLLTYLRNRDVERYRSLIGKLGLRDTVGSRS
- a CDS encoding aldo/keto reductase; translated protein: MDTRIIGRTGLSTPAIAFGGIPVNRVGEEQGVATVRRCVELGYRLFDTSRTYGDSERRIGLGLGGRRDGLILATKLGPWKVESERDAEGFIRDSLAALGAPRADIFMIKNLDNEDNLTRCLTLALPAVKRARDAGLIGHIGMTSHVPSFAMDALRTGEFSVAMLPYNIANRAHEHVLDFCGAQGIGVLVMKPLAGGALVEPGERELPSIRDAFSFCLSHPAASAIVVGVGSVHEAEAAWQAGEQARPLSTEEWDRLVAAAESLGEDYCRGCGYCLPCSSEIDIGDILQTADRVRRFHTDVALRDSSRAHYGRLAVTAAACAECLECVERCPFDLDIPERLREAHKLLSE